Part of the Thermodesulfobacteriota bacterium genome, GTCTGCCCCGAAACGAAACAGGACCTCGAGCCCGCGGGGCCCGATCTCGTCGGTAAAATCAACTCTTTAATCGAGAAGGGCGAGCTCCTCAGCAGGTCCAGGCAGAAAATAACGGAGCCCATAGACGGCGGGCTCGTAAGAAAGGGGGACAGGAAGTATCTCTACCCCGTAAGGGACGACATCCCCGTTCTCCTGGTGGACGAATCGATACCGCTCGAAGGGATTCAGTAATCCCTGAAAACCTCCACGCTCTTTCCCGTCATCGTGTATAGGCCACCCACGAGATTGCCTTCGCCTATCCTGAGTTTCCCTGTCACCCTGAGCGGGATGTCGGTCATATACTTTGCGCTCTTCCCCTCGGGCATTTCGACGTAGACGAACTCGTTCATCCTGGGCATCACCCCGAAGCAGCACCCCATCTGGTTATTAAGGAGCATGAAGCTTCTCACCTCTCCCGAATCGAAATCGACGGGCAGCATGTAGCCTATAACCTTCACGTCCTTCCCGTCGAGCTCCATCACCTTCGCCGGGACGACGTTATCCTTCTCGTAATCGAACCCGCCGAGGAAATCGAAATCCACCTTGGCGGCCCCGTCTTCGGTCTCAAGGGCCCCGGCCGTCGCGTAGTCGAAATTCCGGTCGGGTCTGAAGTGGATCCCCAGAGCGGGGAATAGGAGTATGCTCGCGACGACCAGGATTTTAACCACGTGCCTCTTCCACTCGAAGCGCTTTTCGCCCTTGAGCGAAGCTCCCTCGCTTTCGTTTTTTATATTCTTGGAATTACTCTCCGCCGTCATTCGTTGCCCTCCGGAAACCTGAACTCTACTTCCTTAAATTCCTTGCCTCTTACCGTTATCGCCGTAACGACGGCGCTGAAATGCTCCAAACCCTTAAGTCTCTCCGAACGCGCGGCAAACTCCGACGTATCCCCCCCTTTCTCCCCCGTGAGTATATTGTAAACGGCGTCCAGACTAAGCGTGAGCTCGCCCGCGGGCGCCTCGCCGCCTGTATCGGGAGCCACGATTCTTATCTCGATATTTTCCTGCCCGAGCCTTACCGGGTTCTCGGCCTCGCCGTCGAGGACGTACGCCGTGAGCTCTCCCGTTCCCGGATCGAGCACAATCTCCAGATGCGCGAATTCGTCGCCGAGCACGACAAGCGTCCCGCCGTGCGGGGCGGTGTGCTCGTGCCCGTTATGATTTGCGTCGGCGTCTCCGTGGGCCCGGGCGGCGGCCGCCATCGCCGTCGCAAGAATCAAACACAGTACCAGTTTCATGACGTCCCTCCTTTTATTCACGTTTTCTAGCTTAGCGGTGCGAGGTTCGACGCGACGTCCGTCGAGTACGCCTTTAGGGCCGGTATGACCCCGGCCAGTATGCCGAGCGCTATCATCGCCAGGGGCGCCGCGAGGAGGGCCGGCCCCGGCTTCAGCACGTCGAGGACGACGCCCGTCTCTGCCCTTATGACCACTGCCGCCCCGGCCAGTATGAGCGCGTACACCGCGCAGCCTAGCGCGGCCCCGATCGCCGCTATCGACGCCGATTCCAGGATTATAGCGGCGAAGACGGTCCCGCGCCTGGCGCCGAGCGCCCTCAGTATCGCGAATTCCCGCCGCCTCTCGTTCATGGTGTTGTAGATGCTGGCCAGTATCGACCCCGCGGCGACAAGAACGACGAGGTACGCGACCAGCGACAGGACGTTATTCACCCAGCCGATTTTACCGAACAGCTCCGCCATGACGCGCCCGATGGGCCACGCGAGTGTCGCCGCCGTCCCCTGCCTGTTTATCGTCTGGTCGAGGAGAAAGCCCCCCTGCGGATTCCTGAGCTTCAGCATGACGGCGCTCACCTCCTTGTACCTGTCGGGGATTTCCTCCCCCGCCCTGGGCTCGTACGTCCCGCCGCCGCCCCTCAGCACGTGGCCCGATATCCTGTAGAACTCGTCGATCGGTATCCATATCACCCTGTCGGAAGGCGAGTTCGTCGGCTCGAGCACCCCCGTAACCGTGTACTCCTCGGCGTGCTTTTGCCTTTCGTCGAAAACGAGCCCGTGGAAGGGATTAAACTTCGAGCCCGCCCTGAGGCCCGTTTTGTCCGCGACGTAGCTCCCGACGACGGCTTCCCGTTTCTCCGGGTTGAAGAACTCCCCCTCGGCGAGGGTGAACTTGCGCCCCTTTCTGTATTCGAGGTCGGTGAACAGGCTCCTTTCCGTTCCTACGATCCTGTAGCCGCGGTAGTTGTCGCCGACGGCGTAGGGGACGGCGAGCTCGACGTTCGGATTTTCCTTTATCGCTTCGTACATCTCCCAGGGGATATTCCCGGGGGACGTCTCCAGGTGAAATACGGTATTGAGGACTAGCTGGAGCTGGCTCCCGCGCGCCCCGAGAACGGCGTCGAACCCCGTGGGGCCCCCGGTGAAGGCGTCGTACGTCTGGTCCCTTATGCTGAATACGGCCATCACGAGCCCCGCCGCGAGGGCCACCGACAAGACGGTTATCACGGTCGAGAGCCTGTGCTGCGCAAGGCTCTTCCTGGCAATGAGAAATATCCCGCCCACGTTTTCCCTGTTCATTTTTCTATCCCTCCGCGGGGTGCGCGGTTGATTTCGCCGAGGTCCTTAACGCCCCCGAAATTCCCGAGGACCTTATCGTCGTGGCTTACCAGAAGTAGCGCCGCGCCGCTCTCGGCGCACATCTCCTTTATCAGCGAGACCGCCTTTCCGGCGGTCCCCGGATCGAGGTTCCCCGTGGGCTCGTCTGCAAGGACGAGGGCGGGCCTGTTGGCGAGAGCCCGCGCGAGGGCGACCCTTTGCTGCTGGCCGACCGAAAGCTGGGACGGCTTGTAACCCGCGCGGTCCCCGAGCCCGACGCATTCGAGGAGGCCGAGGGCGAACCCCTTGTCCACCCCCTTTCCGAACATCATCCCGAGGAGGACGTTCTCGAGCGCCGTATAGCCCTGGAGGAGATTGAACGTCTGGAATATGTAGCCGATTTTGTCGGCCCTCAGCCTGTCCCTCCCGGCCTCGGAAAGCGCCGTCGCGTCCTCGCCGCCGAGGAGTATCCGCCCGCCGTCCGGCCTCAGTATCCCGGCGACGAGGTTAAGGAACGTGGTCTTCCCCGAGCCGCTCTCTCCCGAAAGGGCGATCTGCTCCCCGCTTTCGAGGGCGAACCCGGGGACGTCTATGACGGTCAGGATTTCCCCGTCGGGGGTCGTGTAGCTCTTTTTGAGGTTCTCGATTTCCAGTATACGCATCGCATCCCGCCTATTTAAGCCACGGGGATTTCCGCTCCCCGCCGCCCGTATCTTCCGTCTCTTCCTCGACCGAAATCCCGACGAATATGTCTTTATATTTTTCGTCGAGCTCCCCCGCCACGGGCCCGGCGTAGCCGTTCTCGACGAGCAGCACGTTCAGCATCTTTCCGCCCGGCACGAAGACGTAGCTAAGCGGCCCTCCGCCCTCGTCCACCGACTCTCCCGTCTCCACCTTAACGAGCGTCCCCCTCCTCAGGATCGATTCCGAGAACTTCTTCGCGCCGCTTTCTTCATCAGGGGGTATGTCTACCCCCGCGAGCCTTATTTTCAGCATGCTCATGTCGGGCGGCTCGCAGAAGAAGCTGTCCCCGCTCTCGACTCTCATGACAGTGCACGTGAAGTATTCGTATTTGAGGAAGTCGAGAGAGCGCGCCGCCTCTTCGTATTTACCGCCGCACCCGGCCGAGAGCATCGCCGCCGCGATCGCCGCGAACAGAACACCGGCGCGTTTTCCATTCAGGATTATTCCTTTCAATTTTTGCCTCCACGGCTCAGACGCGTTTACGCACCTCGCGCCACAAGAGCCCCGCGATGAAAAATACGCACGCACACATCGCCATCGATGCGCCCGTGGGTAACGACAGCACGAACGAAAAAAAATATCCGAGCACGGCGGAGAGAACCCCCATCGCCGCCGAGAGTATGAATACAAGCTTTAATCTTTCTGTAAAATAAAGCGCCGCGAGCGGCGGCAGCGCCAGGAACGCGAAGACCGGCAAGGCGCCCAGAGCCCTTGTCGCCGCAGCGGCGACGACGGCTATCATCACCATTAGCCCCGCGTTAAGCGCCCGCACCGGGTATTTAAAAAGCCGCGCGGATTCCTCGTCGAACGAGACGAATACGAAGTCCTTCATGTAGATGAGCAGTATGGCCCCGACGGCTATGGCGATGGAAGGAATGATGTATACGTCCTCGGGGGCGACGACGACGGCGCTCCCGAACAGTATGCTCGCGATGTCGTGAGAGCCCTTCGTTATGCGGTCCCCCAGTATGACGACCGCTGCCGAGGCGACGAGGAATCCGAAACCGATGATCCCCTCCCTGCTTATGCGGGAGTAGTCCTTCTTAAACGCGAAGAATACGGCCGCCGCTACGGTAAGCCCTATCGACAGCGCGAACGGGTGCACGGCCGCCGAAAGCGCCCCGAGGCCCAGCCCTTCAATGTAAAACGAAAGCGCGACACCGAAGCTCGACACCTGCGTAAGCGCGGCGCTCACGAAAATTATTCGCCTTAAGACGACATAGACGCCGAGGAATCCGCATATCGCGCCCGCGGCCGTGCCGACTATCATCGGGTCCCGCCAGAGGAAATAACTGTGGAGGAATTCTCCGAACGTTATCATGCGCCGCCTCCGCCGGGCCCGGATATTTGCACGTTGAAATCGCTCCCCGGGTTTAGCCCGAAGAAATCCGCGAGGACGCCGCTCGTCATCAGCTCAGGCTTCGCGCCCTCCCGGAAGACGCCCTTATCCGCGTCCACGAGTATTATCCGCTCTGCGTACTTTGCAGCCGTCCTCAGGAAGTGGCTCACCATTATCACGGCCGCGCCGCTCTCCTTTCTTATCGATTCGACGAGCTCCATTATCACGGCCTCACCCCTGACGTCGACGGCGGCGGTAGGCTCGTCTAGGACGAGCGCGTCGGGCTCACCCGCGACGGCGCGGGCTATGAGGGTCCTCTGCTTCTCCCCGCCCGATAGCGACCGGAACGTCCTCCTTGCGAGGCGGCTCACGCCGGCCATTTCCATCGAGCGGTCTACGCATTTCCTGTCCGCCTTCGACAGCATCCTTCCGGCGGGCACCCTGGCGTACCGGCCCATCGAAACGACTTCCTCGACGGACACGGGAAAGAGCGGGTCGAAATGCCCGTTCTGCGGGACGTATCCGAAAACGATGCCCGGCTCCCTGTCCACGCTGCCCGAAACGGGGGGGACGAGGCCGAGTATGGTTTTAAGGAGGGTCGACTTCCCGCCGCCGTTGGGGCCGAGTATGCCGGTGAATTCCCCTCTCCCGACGGAAAGCCCGACGGGTCCCAGGATGGCCTTCCCGTCGTACCCTATCGTAACGTCTTTGAGTCTTATAAGCTCCTTCATTTTCCACCTTGAAACGGGCGGCCCCGGGAGTGTAGGGAGGTAAGAATCCCGGGGGCCGCCGCGAATAATTTCCTATCCGTTCCGCATGGAGCCCCCGCTCCCCGCCGCCCCGGACCCGCTCCCGAGGGCCGAGGTTATCTGTCCGACGATCGCGTCGAAGAGGTCGAAGTACGTATTTATCCCGTCTTCACCCCCGACGCTCGTCGGGATGGACAGGAACACCGCTCCCGTCTTCTCCGAAATTATCCTCGGAGTTTTCTGCGGGTAGTAATTTGAAGCGATTACGAGCTTTACGTCCTCGGCCTCCATCTTCTTTATAAGCGACGCCACGTGGGACGGCGTCGGCGGTATGCCGGGCTTGGGCTCTATGTATCCCGCGTCCTCGAACCCGGCCCACCTCGTGAAGTAGTCGAGATTCTTGTGGTAGGATACGATCTTGGTCCCCTTGTACGGCGCCAGCTCTTTCGACCATTCGCCTATCCTGAGCTCGAGCAGCTTCGCGAAATTGCCGTAATTCTCCTCGTAATACGCGGCGTTTTCGGGGTCTATCTCCGAGAGCTTTTCCATGACGCCCTTCGCCACGAGAAGACCGTTTCGCGGGTCGAGCATGTAATGGGGATTCCCCCTCGGATGTATGTCTCCCAT contains:
- a CDS encoding metal ABC transporter substrate-binding protein gives rise to the protein MFKSFPGLALFIAAAVTLFAGGSAEAKVRVVTSTPDFAAIAKEIGGDKVDVESLAKGYQDPHFVDAKPIYITKLNRADILVYNGLDLEIGWLPILVTGARNSNIATLNSPGNVDASRFLTVVLDVPTSPVDRSMGDIHPRGNPHYMLDPRNGLLVAKGVMEKLSEIDPENAAYYEENYGNFAKLLELRIGEWSKELAPYKGTKIVSYHKNLDYFTRWAGFEDAGYIEPKPGIPPTPSHVASLIKKMEAEDVKLVIASNYYPQKTPRIISEKTGAVFLSIPTSVGGEDGINTYFDLFDAIVGQITSALGSGSGAAGSGGSMRNG
- a CDS encoding ABC transporter permease, translated to MNRENVGGIFLIARKSLAQHRLSTVITVLSVALAAGLVMAVFSIRDQTYDAFTGGPTGFDAVLGARGSQLQLVLNTVFHLETSPGNIPWEMYEAIKENPNVELAVPYAVGDNYRGYRIVGTERSLFTDLEYRKGRKFTLAEGEFFNPEKREAVVGSYVADKTGLRAGSKFNPFHGLVFDERQKHAEEYTVTGVLEPTNSPSDRVIWIPIDEFYRISGHVLRGGGGTYEPRAGEEIPDRYKEVSAVMLKLRNPQGGFLLDQTINRQGTAATLAWPIGRVMAELFGKIGWVNNVLSLVAYLVVLVAAGSILASIYNTMNERRREFAILRALGARRGTVFAAIILESASIAAIGAALGCAVYALILAGAAVVIRAETGVVLDVLKPGPALLAAPLAMIALGILAGVIPALKAYSTDVASNLAPLS
- a CDS encoding DUF3299 domain-containing protein; translated protein: MTAESNSKNIKNESEGASLKGEKRFEWKRHVVKILVVASILLFPALGIHFRPDRNFDYATAGALETEDGAAKVDFDFLGGFDYEKDNVVPAKVMELDGKDVKVIGYMLPVDFDSGEVRSFMLLNNQMGCCFGVMPRMNEFVYVEMPEGKSAKYMTDIPLRVTGKLRIGEGNLVGGLYTMTGKSVEVFRDY
- a CDS encoding metal ABC transporter permease, with the translated sequence MITFGEFLHSYFLWRDPMIVGTAAGAICGFLGVYVVLRRIIFVSAALTQVSSFGVALSFYIEGLGLGALSAAVHPFALSIGLTVAAAVFFAFKKDYSRISREGIIGFGFLVASAAVVILGDRITKGSHDIASILFGSAVVVAPEDVYIIPSIAIAVGAILLIYMKDFVFVSFDEESARLFKYPVRALNAGLMVMIAVVAAAATRALGALPVFAFLALPPLAALYFTERLKLVFILSAAMGVLSAVLGYFFSFVLSLPTGASMAMCACVFFIAGLLWREVRKRV
- a CDS encoding metal ABC transporter ATP-binding protein, producing the protein MKELIRLKDVTIGYDGKAILGPVGLSVGRGEFTGILGPNGGGKSTLLKTILGLVPPVSGSVDREPGIVFGYVPQNGHFDPLFPVSVEEVVSMGRYARVPAGRMLSKADRKCVDRSMEMAGVSRLARRTFRSLSGGEKQRTLIARAVAGEPDALVLDEPTAAVDVRGEAVIMELVESIRKESGAAVIMVSHFLRTAAKYAERIILVDADKGVFREGAKPELMTSGVLADFFGLNPGSDFNVQISGPGGGGA
- a CDS encoding thermonuclease family protein, producing the protein MKGIILNGKRAGVLFAAIAAAMLSAGCGGKYEEAARSLDFLKYEYFTCTVMRVESGDSFFCEPPDMSMLKIRLAGVDIPPDEESGAKKFSESILRRGTLVKVETGESVDEGGGPLSYVFVPGGKMLNVLLVENGYAGPVAGELDEKYKDIFVGISVEEETEDTGGGERKSPWLK
- a CDS encoding ABC transporter ATP-binding protein, with translation MRILEIENLKKSYTTPDGEILTVIDVPGFALESGEQIALSGESGSGKTTFLNLVAGILRPDGGRILLGGEDATALSEAGRDRLRADKIGYIFQTFNLLQGYTALENVLLGMMFGKGVDKGFALGLLECVGLGDRAGYKPSQLSVGQQQRVALARALANRPALVLADEPTGNLDPGTAGKAVSLIKEMCAESGAALLLVSHDDKVLGNFGGVKDLGEINRAPRGGIEK